Genomic segment of Panicum virgatum strain AP13 chromosome 9N, P.virgatum_v5, whole genome shotgun sequence:
AGGCGGTGTGGATGACGCCATCGAAGGCGGTGCGGAGGCTGGCCTGGTTGAGCAGGTCCATCTGCAGCATCGTGAGGCACTCCGTCGCGCCGTCGAGCACAAATGGTGCtaggaaagaaaacaaaaaagcaaatgaagaCCCAATCGAGCACAAATGGTGAAAAAAAATTAGTAGAGAGCAGGAAGACTCAAATCAACCTCTGGCGCCAGAACAGTAGAGGGAAGCTCAAATCAATCTCCATATGGCTTGCAGCTAGGATGCACCATGGGTGCGGAGGCGGCAAGCAGGACAGAGGAGAGCGagaacaagaaagaaaagaatggAGACAGAGAAGAAAGGGAAGGGATAAACTTGTGTGGTCAGGGGCAAATTTCTCCCTGGTGACCTCCCAAACAggcaggtggtggcggcggccactGTGTTCCATGCACAGCAGATCCATGTCTTTTTTTATGATGTATTTAAGTGATTCATTATATACAAACTACTATAGAAATCATGGGTTGGAGAAGATAGTTTCTAAAGATCATTAATTATGCTATTTTTCTCTTAGAAACTGAACATGGAAATTGTccattgggactgcccttacTGCATTACACATGGTAAGAGAAGAGGAAGTTGCAGGCTTGCTCTTCAATGTCTGTATTTTGAATGCTTTGCCTTATCTTTGAAGATGTACCGCATCATTCTTCCGTCCTTTTAGATGCCAGAAGATAATTTTGTAGCGCGTACTCTccttttaatgaaatacgtgcctAGGTATGgtcgcgaaattttttttgtaGCGCATACTAATAGCTTAAATGGTTTAGAAAATTTTAGACATATTAATAGTAGTGAAAAACTGACCAAAGTTATCTCTAATTAGCTATAGTAGTTGTGATTGAAGACCGCACAATTTATTTGGTTCCCTAGATCCTCTACATGCGTTGCAATTAGAAAAATAATATCAACTTAAGCATTTGATTGGCTTCATACCCTTCTCTATGcgattattaattaattagatgATACTACTCCATTCTCTTTTGGTagttctatttttaaaattaaattattctcttttgatagtcctatttgAGTTGAGTCCTAGGGAATAGTAGAGATGACTGTTCGATTTTCGTGCAGAGTAATTTTTCTAGAAAAAAGATTGGTGCATGTATAGATAACATTTAAATCGAGGAGTTATAATTAATGAGATGATAAGCAAAGTCCTTCTCCTTAATCATTACACCAAGATGAAATGTAGAAAGTACAATTCTAGTAAATAATAAAATTTGAAGGCTACACGAAACTGAACGGACTGGCCAGCAACACAGCGGCAGCGCAAGCCATCAACACAACGGGGGAGTGGGGCTTTTCCTCTCCATAGATGTCCATctgggccgcccggcccggcccggcccggtcaTCTCCAGGCCGTGCTTGGCCCGACCCTATTCCTTAGCGGGCCGTGCCGGGTCAGCCCACAGGCTGCGCCGACGGCCCAGGCACGGGCCCACGGGCCTATTTCGTGCCGGGCAGGCCCAAAAAACACGGTGGCTCCACCGTGCTCGTGCCGCCCGCACGCCGCaacccgccggcggccgccggccagcCCCCTCGCCGCCTGTACGACCGCCTGCTGAAGATGCTGCGCGAGGAGCATGCGCTGGCCGAGGATCTCTCCATCGAGCGCACGCACCTCGCGGCCGAGCTTGAGGTCCAGCGCatcggccgccgcgggcgcgaggAGATCTTCCAGGCCCGCATCCAGCAAGTAGGAGGGGACCGCCcctggggttcttcttcctcgtccgCTCTACGAAGACACTGACGCTTGCTAGGGTTTTCGCTAGCCGTCGCCGGAGGTGGAGATCTGGAGCcaggagctggaggagaggaggggttAGGGGGAGCGAGAGGGGGGAGTAGTGTcggccgccggaggaggagatCTAGAGCACAGGGAGTTAGGAGAGCAGAGAGCTCCGGAGCGGGCGATGAGGCAAGCGCAAGCCGCGAGTGGCGCTGGTGCCTGCTTGGGGAGCGGAAGGGGTGGGGGCGTGGGGCGGTCAGCGAAGGGGCGGTCGGGCAGATGAACTGAGGGAGGGAGCGGAGGTTGTTGGGCCGGGGGAGTTGGGATGCTGATGGGTAGGCGGGCTGCTATCGGGCTGGCTTTCAAATTCCGTGCCGAGCTGGGACAGCCCACGGGCTAGGGTGACGGCCCAAGCCCGGGCATGGTTGACGGGCCGGGCCAGCTCGGGCACGGTGGGGAGCAGGCCGGGCCGTGCTTGGTCCGGACCAAATTGGTGGTGCTTCGAGCGGACTCACAGGCTGTGGGCTGCATGTACATCAATACCTCTCCCTCTCGCAAAGCCAGGCGATTGGCTGCGAGTGCCAATGGCAGACGgagcgaccgccgccgcctggtaaCTCGCGTCGCATTTCCTCCTTCCAGCAGCTTCTCATCACGCTAGAAACACAAAgactcccctcctcctcccgctccgtCGTCCCTAGGCCCCGGAGCAGAGCACAGGGAGACGACGGTCGCTGCTGCCAAAGGTCTCTCTCTCACCCTCACACTCACACGAAAGATATGCGGCTTCCCTGTCTCCTCCATGTGTCTCGATCTGTGTCCCCGAACACCCGGAGATCGTTGGTTCCGAATTCCTGTGTTAGATGACGGGGGAACTCCGGAAcgggctcttttatttgtttattaGTCCAACCAAATGCCCCAGGCTCCTTTCCTCTTGCTGTACTTGTATGCTCCtatatctttttttcttttcaatccGCAGGCTGATCAGGGTCAGGGTTCGTCGCATTCCTAGCTGGTTTCCGACTTCTTGGTATCCACATCACCAGTCCTCGTGGTAAATTATTCTGATCGCTTTACGACGgcttttcttcttgatgaatcCCCCCTTTCTTTCTTGTGTGCAATGGTCTGAGAACTTCATGTCGTGgggatttcttttcattttgtgATGGTATTTCGCGGAATTTGGCAATGTTCAAACTAGAGGACTAGCAAATTTTATGAACCGCATGTATATGTTGCAGCGTTTCACTAGATTCAATGTGGAAACGTATAGTCTTCCTCATGTTCCATATGTACAGTGTACTTGTCCCATTCTTGCACAGATCACAGATGGTTGCTATCTGTGTTAAAAAGTCTATTTGTAGGGTGCGTACATATTCCTATTGGGACAAAGACTCAAAAGGTGAAAGGAAACATAAAATTTTCACAAACTGTTCGGTATTATCAGATTGAAATTCCAAGTTCCAAGCTTAGCTTTCCATTCAATTTGTAACAGGAAGTGTTTGCTTTACCGATATTACCATTAAATCAGTTTATAACACTAACAtcttgtttgtttatttgttcATCCACAGGGTATTTTTCTCACTATCTTCAAATTCCAATGGAGAATAGCTCTGCTGAGGAATCTGATATTAGTGATTCAGATATACCCGAATACAAGGAGAAGATCCATGCCCAACTGCAGGCTGGAAAAATGAAAGTTAAGTATGGCGAGAAAGCTTTTCGATGCCCCTTTTGCCTGGGAAAAAAGAAGCAGGATTACAAATTGAAGGACCTGCTGCAGCACGCATCGGATATAGGATCTGCTTCTAAGCGCAAGGCCAAGGAGAGGGCAGCACATCTTGCACTTGCTATGTATTTGGAGAGGAATTTAGCCAGCTCATCAGGAAGTCATTGCAACTGGCTGTCGTGCCAAAGAATTTAAAGAATGAACAAGATAAGTGTGTATGGCCGTGGATGGGAATTCTGGTTAATTTACCTCCTGGACTGACAGAAGGGGATAGGCTAAGCACACAACTGTCAAAGTTCAAACCTGTTGAAGTTGCAATTCTTGGGAATTCCAAAGACCAAATACTCTGCGCTATCGTCAAGTTTGCTATGGATTGGAGTGGATTCAATGATGCATTGGACTTTGAAACCCATTTCATACAGAATAAATATGGTAAGGTGGATTGGAACAAAGAAGACTGTAGAAGGGACTATCCTTATGGATGGCTTGCAAGATTTGACGATTATCACTCACCTGGGCCAATTGGGGAGCATTTAAGGAAAAATGGATGTCTAAGAAGTGTTGGTGACCAGGAACGTGAAGGACAACAAGAAATCAAGAGCTGTATAGCTAATTATGTTTGCCAAATAGAGGAGAAGAAAGATATCTGGAAACTGGAGcagaagaaagatcaaaaggCCATTGAACTTCGTAGGGTGATGGAGGAGAAAGATCGATTGGTTCAAGAGCACAATCATAGTTAGTACGAATACTTCAAATCTTTTTACTTTAGAGCATACTGCATACGAAAATGATCATTTACGCTCCACATGTAAATCTGCAAAAAAATCATCAGCATTCTTTCTTGAATATACAAGAGAACTTTTTTTGATAAGGACGTAAGAGAACTGTATATCATTGCAGTAGAGAGAAGAAAGTGAACGTGTACAATGCACAACATATAACCACACACCACACAGCGTAGCTTATTAAATTTTATCGCAGCATGGTTCATCTTTTGCTCACCGAATTTATTGACACTGTATATCCTTTTATTGATGAACAGGGACAATACAGATCCAACAAGCTGCTTGTGAAAAAATGAGCAAAATGATCGAGGACAGTCGTAGATTGGATAAAGAACTGATGATCTGGCAACAAAAAAAAGATACTAGACGTAAGCAACTTGAAGACTTGGCATCCAAAAGCAATATTGTGGACAAAACAA
This window contains:
- the LOC120688796 gene encoding protein INVOLVED IN DE NOVO 2-like, with protein sequence MLREEHALAEDLSIERTHLAAELEVQRIGRRGREEIFQARIQQVGGDRPWGYFSHYLQIPMENSSAEESDISDSDIPEYKEKIHAQLQAGKMKVKYGEKAFRCPFCLGKKKQDYKLKDLLQHASDIGSASKRKAKERAAHLALAMYLERNLASSSGKGDRLSTQLSKFKPVEVAILGNSKDQILCAIVKFAMDWSGFNDALDFETHFIQNKYGKVDWNKEDCRRDYPYGWLARFDDYHSPGPIGEHLRKNGCLRSVGDQEREGQQEIKSCIANYVCQIEEKKDIWKLEQKKDQKAIELRRVMEEKDRLVQEHNHRTIQIQQAACEKMSKMIEDSRRLDKELMIWQQKKDTRRKQLEDLASKSNIVDKTKLKEDIEKNAKEKESLNSAIQKQIEAHHELFRLLEKQELQEDTNDALRVLTYLERQLDSKHELELEREQLNGELEVRKHTGAEEDTKLQEQLDEMRKKLVEIDEEIEDAKDTNQTCFDKERIASEDLEEAKKEMIREKIEEDHEKLQALKSEFGEDAHGLVVKALLEMHEYSPFERDPVPELWNQKEGRKGTIPEAVAYLVMQWKSNKNKNTYR